A genomic segment from Callithrix jacchus isolate 240 chromosome 8, calJac240_pri, whole genome shotgun sequence encodes:
- the TMEM30B gene encoding cell cycle control protein 50B: MTWSATARGAHQPDNTAFTQQRLPAWQPLLSASIALPLFFCAGLAFIGLGLGLYYSSNGIKELEYDYTGDQGTGNCSVCSAAGEGRAPPPPCSCAWYFSLPELFQGPVYLYYELTNFYQNNRRYGVSRDDEQLSGMPSALRHPANECAPYQRSAAGLPIAPCGAIANSLFNDSFSLWHQRQSGGPYVEVPLDRSGIAWWTDYHVKFRNPPLVNGSLALAFQGTVPPPNWRRPVYELSPDPNNTGFINQDFVVWMRTAALPTFRKLYARIRQGNYSAGLPRGAYRVNITYNYPVRAFGGHKLLIFSSISWMGGKNPFLGIAYLVVGSLCILTGFVMLVVYIRYQDQDDDDDDDE, translated from the coding sequence ATGACCTGGAGCGCCACGGCCCGGGGCGCCCACCAGCCGGACAACACCGCCTTCACGCAGCAGCGCCTCCCCGCCTGGCAGCCGCTGCTGTCGGCCAGCATCGCGCTGCCGCTCTTCTTCTGCGCGGGCCTGGCCTTCAtcggcctgggcctgggcctctaCTACTCCTCCAACGGCATCAAGGAGCTGGAGTACGACTACACCGGCGACCAGGGCACCGGCAACTGCTCGGTGTGCTCCGCGGCCGGCGAGGGCCGCGCGCCGCCGCCCCCCTGCTCGTGCGCCTGGTACTTCTCGCTGCCCGAGCTTTTCCAGGGCCCCGTCTACCTCTACTACGAGCTGACCAACTTCTACCAGAACAACCGGCGCTACGGCGTGTCCCGCGACGACGAGCAGCTGAGCGGAATGCCCAGCGCGCTGCGCCACCCGGCCAACGAGTGCGCCCCCTACCAGCGCAGCGCAGCCGGCCTGCCCATCGCGCCCTGCGGCGCCATCGCCAACAGCCTCTTCAACGACTCCTTCTCGCTGTGGCACCAGCGCCAGTCTGGCGGGCCCTACGTCGAGGTGCCGCTCGACCGCTCCGGCATCGCCTGGTGGACTGACTACCACGTCAAGTTCCGCAACCCGCCGCTGGTAAACGGCAGCCTGGCGCTGGCCTTCCAAGGCACGGTGCCTCCGCCCAACTGGCGCCGGCCGGTCTACGAGCTCAGCCCCGACCCCAACAACACCGGCTTCATCAACCAGGACTTCGTGGTGTGGATGCGCACGGCGGCGCTGCCCACGTTTCGCAAGCTGTACGCGCGCATCCGCCAGGGCAACTACTCTGCCGGGCTGCCGCGGGGCGCCTACCGCGTCAATATTACCTACAACTACCCGGTGCGCGCGTTCGGCGGCCACAAGCTCCTCATCTTCAGCAGCATCTCGTGGATGGGCGGCAAGAACCCCTTCCTGGGCATCGCGTACCTGGTCGTCGGCTCCCTCTGCATCCTCACTGGCTTTGTCATGCTGGTCGTCTACATTCGCTACCAGGACCAGGACGATGATGACGACGACGACGAGTGA